The following proteins are encoded in a genomic region of Rhizobium sp. CCGE531:
- the rnd gene encoding ribonuclease D, giving the protein MIENTAQLEAACRELAKSEFITIDTEFLRETTFWPELCLIQMASPTTEVLVDPLAKGLDLAPFFELMANPSVLKVFHAARQDIEIIFHRGNLIPHPIFDTQVAAMVCGFGDSVSYDQLVSRIKNVHIDKSSRFTDWSRRPLSEKQLDYALADVTHLRDVYLSLNEQLEREGRASWLQEEMAILEARETYDLHPDDAWQRLKMRLRKPQELAVLKYVAAWREREARARNVPRARVLKDDAIYEIAQQQPKDSEALARLRTVPKGWERSAAGTTVLEAINEALALPKSDMPHPPRHQQAPEGTAAASELLKVLLKLIAEKHGVAPKVIANSDDLDKIAAEGEKADVAALTGWRRDLFGETALQLIQGQVALRFVGKRIETVTL; this is encoded by the coding sequence ATGATCGAAAATACCGCCCAATTGGAGGCGGCCTGCCGCGAGCTGGCCAAGTCGGAATTCATTACGATCGATACGGAGTTCCTGCGAGAAACGACCTTCTGGCCGGAACTGTGTTTGATACAAATGGCAAGCCCCACAACCGAGGTGCTGGTGGATCCGCTGGCCAAAGGTTTGGATTTGGCGCCATTTTTCGAGCTGATGGCCAATCCTTCGGTTCTGAAGGTATTCCACGCCGCGCGCCAGGATATCGAAATCATTTTCCATCGCGGCAACCTCATTCCGCATCCGATCTTCGATACGCAGGTCGCGGCGATGGTCTGCGGCTTCGGCGATTCGGTTTCGTACGATCAGCTCGTCAGCCGCATCAAGAACGTCCATATCGACAAATCCTCGCGCTTCACCGATTGGAGCCGGCGTCCCCTCTCGGAAAAGCAGCTGGACTATGCGCTTGCCGATGTGACCCATCTGCGCGACGTCTACCTCTCGCTCAACGAGCAGCTGGAGCGAGAGGGCCGCGCCTCCTGGCTGCAGGAGGAAATGGCAATCCTCGAGGCACGCGAAACCTACGATCTGCATCCCGATGACGCCTGGCAGCGCCTGAAGATGCGGCTGCGCAAGCCGCAGGAGCTCGCGGTTCTGAAATATGTGGCTGCCTGGCGCGAGCGTGAAGCGCGCGCCCGCAATGTGCCGCGCGCCCGCGTGCTGAAGGATGACGCGATCTATGAGATCGCCCAGCAGCAACCGAAGGACAGCGAGGCGCTTGCACGGCTGCGCACCGTCCCGAAAGGCTGGGAACGTTCGGCCGCCGGCACGACAGTGCTCGAGGCAATCAATGAGGCGCTGGCATTGCCGAAATCGGATATGCCGCATCCGCCGCGCCATCAGCAGGCGCCCGAAGGTACGGCAGCAGCCTCGGAACTGCTGAAAGTGCTGCTGAAGCTCATCGCCGAGAAGCATGGCGTCGCACCGAAAGTGATCGCCAACAGCGACGATCTCGACAAGATCGCCGCCGAAGGAGAAAAAGCCGATGTGGCGGCCTTGACCGGCTGGCGGCGCGATCTCTTCGGCGAGACGGCCCTGCAGCTGATCCAGGGCCAGGTGGCCCTGCGCTTCGTCGGCAAGCGGATCGAGACCGTCACCCTCTAG
- a CDS encoding multicopper oxidase family protein yields MPILTRRNLLKASAVAGAYGVGLGIAGRLAGKAAAAEPLSLKTAKIEANLTDGGATRSVLTYGDAGMPPVVRMKKGEAFAARLINGIDDPTTIHWHGIRLPNAMDGVPFLTQPYVYTGDHFDYAFTPPDAGTFWYHPHCNTLEQMGHGMTGVIVVENPKDPAFDSEVVLNLRDWRLGGDGQFIAQFRPRDAAKSGTYGTVRTANWQQQPQYDSPSGGLVRLRIAITDVTRIYSFRMDGAEATVIAIDGNPVPQRFPLDLLQLGPGQRLELAVRMPDSEGAVVKLEDIKGTDPKVLATLRAVGSSLKRDVRDLAPLEDNPVQKADLGAATHIPLILSATAENTADNSICGSLGYSFWAINKVPWPGDTPDPTAPLAELKLGKSYVIDMENVTPHSHPIHLHGMSFTVLSSSTRQVQPFVSDTYLIQPNEKVQLGFVADNPGDWLLHCHIIEHQKTGMTSYVRVA; encoded by the coding sequence ATGCCGATCCTCACCCGCCGCAATCTCTTGAAAGCTTCAGCCGTTGCCGGAGCCTATGGCGTTGGTCTCGGCATCGCCGGAAGGCTTGCGGGCAAGGCGGCGGCAGCCGAGCCGCTCTCGCTGAAGACGGCCAAGATCGAGGCCAATCTGACGGATGGCGGCGCCACCAGGAGTGTGCTGACCTATGGCGACGCCGGCATGCCGCCGGTCGTGCGCATGAAGAAGGGCGAGGCTTTCGCGGCCCGGCTCATCAACGGCATAGACGATCCGACGACCATCCACTGGCACGGCATCCGCCTTCCGAACGCCATGGACGGCGTGCCGTTCCTCACCCAGCCCTACGTCTATACCGGCGATCATTTCGACTATGCCTTCACCCCGCCCGACGCCGGCACCTTCTGGTATCATCCGCATTGCAACACGCTGGAGCAGATGGGCCATGGCATGACCGGCGTCATCGTGGTCGAAAACCCGAAGGATCCTGCTTTCGATTCGGAAGTGGTGCTCAATCTGCGCGATTGGCGCCTGGGGGGAGATGGACAGTTCATTGCGCAGTTCCGGCCACGCGATGCCGCCAAGTCCGGAACCTACGGGACAGTCCGAACCGCGAACTGGCAGCAGCAGCCGCAATATGACTCGCCCTCTGGCGGCCTTGTGCGCCTGCGCATTGCTATCACCGACGTCACGCGCATCTACTCCTTCCGCATGGACGGCGCGGAAGCGACCGTGATCGCGATCGACGGCAATCCCGTGCCGCAACGATTTCCGCTCGATCTCCTGCAGCTCGGCCCGGGTCAGCGGCTGGAGCTTGCCGTACGCATGCCCGACAGCGAGGGCGCGGTCGTCAAGCTCGAGGATATCAAGGGCACCGATCCGAAGGTGCTGGCAACGCTGCGCGCGGTCGGCAGCTCGCTGAAGCGCGACGTCCGCGATCTGGCGCCGCTGGAAGACAATCCCGTGCAGAAGGCCGATCTTGGCGCGGCAACGCATATCCCGCTCATTCTCAGCGCCACGGCGGAGAATACGGCCGACAACAGCATTTGCGGCTCGCTCGGCTACAGCTTCTGGGCCATCAACAAGGTGCCCTGGCCCGGCGATACCCCCGATCCGACGGCGCCGCTTGCCGAACTCAAGCTCGGCAAGAGCTATGTCATCGACATGGAAAACGTCACCCCGCACAGCCATCCGATCCATCTGCACGGGATGAGCTTCACGGTTCTGTCCTCCTCGACGCGGCAGGTACAGCCATTCGTGTCCGACACCTATCTGATCCAGCCGAATGAAAAGGTTCAGCTCGGCTTCGTTGCCGACAATCCCGGCGACTGGCTGCTGCATTGCCACATCATCGAGCATCAGAAGACGGGCATGACCAGCTATGTGCGGGTGGCATAG
- the aspS gene encoding aspartate--tRNA ligase — MHRYRSHTCAALRKSDVGSTVRISGWVHRVRDHGGVLFIDLRDHYGITQVVADPDSPAFKLAETVRGEWVIRIDGLVKARTEDTINKNMPTGEIELYAQEIEVLSAAKELPLPVFGEPDYPEDVRLKYRFLDLRRETLHRNIVKRTQVISSMRRHMGEVGFTEYTTPILTASSPEGARDFLVPSRIHPGTFYALPQAPQQYKQLLMVAGFDRYFQIAPCFRDEDPRADRLPGEFYQLDLEMSFVTQEDVWNTMAPLMTQVFEEFAEGKPVTKEWPRIPYDVAIRKYGSDKPDLRNPIVMEAVTEHFAGSGFKVFANMIASNPKVQVWAIPAKTGGSRAFCDRMNAWAQSQGQPGLGYIFWRKEGEKLEGAGPLAKNIGEERTDAIRTQLGLGDGDACFFVAGDPDKFYKFAGEARTRAGEELNLVDRDRFELCWIVDFPFFEWSEEEKKVDFAHNPFSMPQGGLEALQSQDPLTIKAFQYDAVCNGFEIASGSIRNQSPETMVAAFEKVGLSQTDVEERFGGLYRAFQYGAPPHGGAAFGIDRIIMLLVGAKNLREISLFPMNQQAQDLLMGAPSTATPTQLRELAIRPVPPVKKD; from the coding sequence ATGCATCGCTATCGCAGCCACACATGCGCCGCCCTGCGCAAGTCCGACGTCGGTTCGACCGTCCGCATCTCCGGCTGGGTTCATCGCGTCCGAGATCATGGCGGAGTGCTGTTCATCGATCTGCGCGATCACTATGGCATCACCCAGGTCGTTGCCGACCCGGATTCTCCGGCCTTCAAGCTCGCCGAAACCGTGCGCGGCGAATGGGTCATCCGCATCGACGGCCTGGTGAAGGCGCGTACCGAAGACACGATCAACAAGAACATGCCGACCGGCGAGATCGAGCTCTACGCTCAGGAGATCGAAGTGCTCTCCGCCGCCAAGGAATTGCCGCTGCCTGTTTTCGGCGAGCCCGACTATCCCGAAGACGTTCGCCTGAAGTATCGTTTCCTCGACCTTCGCCGCGAAACGCTGCACCGGAACATCGTCAAGCGCACGCAGGTCATCTCCTCCATGCGTCGCCACATGGGCGAAGTCGGGTTCACCGAATACACGACCCCGATCCTGACGGCATCGTCGCCGGAAGGCGCGCGCGACTTCCTGGTGCCAAGCCGCATTCATCCCGGCACTTTCTATGCCTTGCCGCAGGCGCCGCAGCAGTACAAGCAGCTGCTGATGGTTGCCGGCTTCGACCGCTATTTCCAGATCGCGCCCTGCTTCCGCGACGAAGACCCGCGCGCCGACCGGCTGCCGGGCGAATTCTACCAGCTCGACCTTGAAATGAGCTTCGTGACGCAGGAAGACGTCTGGAACACGATGGCCCCGCTGATGACCCAGGTCTTCGAGGAGTTCGCCGAGGGCAAGCCGGTCACCAAGGAATGGCCACGCATCCCCTATGACGTCGCCATCCGCAAGTATGGCTCCGACAAGCCGGACTTGCGCAACCCGATCGTCATGGAAGCGGTAACCGAGCATTTTGCCGGCTCGGGCTTCAAGGTCTTCGCCAACATGATTGCCTCGAACCCGAAGGTTCAGGTCTGGGCGATCCCGGCCAAGACCGGCGGCTCCAGAGCTTTCTGCGACCGCATGAACGCCTGGGCGCAGAGCCAGGGCCAGCCGGGCCTCGGCTACATCTTCTGGCGCAAGGAAGGCGAGAAGCTCGAAGGCGCCGGCCCGCTTGCCAAGAACATCGGCGAGGAGCGTACGGATGCGATCCGCACCCAGCTCGGCCTCGGCGACGGCGATGCCTGCTTCTTCGTTGCGGGCGATCCGGACAAGTTCTACAAGTTTGCCGGCGAGGCCCGCACCAGGGCCGGCGAGGAGCTGAACCTGGTCGACCGCGATCGTTTCGAGCTTTGCTGGATCGTCGACTTCCCGTTCTTCGAATGGAGCGAGGAAGAAAAGAAGGTCGACTTCGCGCACAACCCGTTCTCGATGCCGCAGGGCGGCCTTGAGGCGCTGCAGAGCCAGGATCCGCTAACGATCAAGGCCTTCCAGTACGACGCCGTCTGCAACGGCTTCGAAATCGCTTCGGGCTCGATCCGTAACCAGTCGCCGGAGACCATGGTCGCCGCCTTCGAAAAGGTCGGCCTCAGCCAGACCGACGTCGAAGAGCGTTTCGGCGGCCTCTACCGCGCCTTCCAGTACGGCGCGCCTCCGCATGGCGGCGCTGCCTTCGGTATCGACCGCATCATCATGCTGCTGGTCGGCGCCAAGAACTTGCGCGAGATCTCGTTGTTCCCGATGAACCAGCAGGCGCAGGATCTACTGATGGGCGCTCCCTCGACCGCAACGCCGACGCAGCTGCGCGAACTGGCCATCCGCCCGGTACCGCCGGTCAAGAAGGACTGA
- a CDS encoding serine hydrolase domain-containing protein — translation MSLPLKNSTYPDAGSLAEGVDIAIDSALSDKRLVGAVVLIARHGELVYRRAAGLADRENSVAMREDAIFRLASITKPIVTIAAMRLIERGRIGLDDPITKWLPDFRPRLLDGGEAVIRIRHLLSHTSGLGYAFSGDENDPYTRAGVSDGLDQPGLPLAENLRRLGSAPLRFAPGEGWEYSLAMDVLGGVLEKETGGVLGDAVAELVMKPLGLSDTAFSVRDRSRLAAAYINGASEPQRMGDEALAPILDGTIRFAPDRIFDPSSYQSGGAGMAGTASDILAILETVRKGGSPLLSAETVKTMMTDQAGGHMNAQQAGFGFGYGWSVVLDPVVAQVPFSAGTIKWGGVYGHSWFVDPEKKLTVVALTNTALEGMWGQFTIDLRDAIYAAL, via the coding sequence ATGAGTCTTCCCTTGAAAAATTCCACGTACCCGGACGCCGGCAGCCTTGCTGAAGGCGTCGACATCGCGATTGATTCCGCCTTGTCGGACAAGAGGCTGGTCGGAGCGGTGGTCCTCATCGCCCGGCACGGAGAGCTGGTCTATCGCCGTGCCGCCGGGCTGGCGGATCGGGAAAACAGTGTGGCTATGCGGGAGGATGCCATCTTCCGCCTTGCCTCCATCACCAAGCCGATCGTCACAATTGCCGCCATGCGGCTCATCGAACGGGGCCGCATCGGGCTCGACGATCCGATCACCAAATGGCTGCCGGATTTCAGGCCGCGTCTGCTTGATGGCGGCGAGGCGGTGATCCGCATCCGGCATCTGCTATCCCATACATCCGGCTTGGGCTACGCGTTCTCCGGCGACGAGAATGACCCCTATACCCGCGCCGGCGTGTCGGACGGGCTCGACCAACCCGGCCTGCCGCTTGCGGAAAACCTGCGTCGCCTTGGGAGCGCTCCCTTGCGTTTCGCACCCGGCGAAGGCTGGGAATACTCGCTCGCAATGGACGTGCTCGGCGGCGTCCTCGAAAAGGAAACCGGCGGCGTTCTCGGCGATGCGGTTGCAGAGCTTGTCATGAAGCCGCTCGGTCTTTCCGATACTGCCTTCTCCGTCCGTGACCGCAGCCGCCTGGCTGCCGCCTATATCAATGGCGCATCGGAACCGCAGCGGATGGGGGACGAGGCGCTGGCCCCGATCCTCGATGGCACGATCCGCTTTGCGCCGGACAGGATATTCGATCCAAGTTCCTACCAGTCCGGCGGCGCGGGCATGGCCGGAACGGCCAGTGACATCCTTGCGATCCTCGAAACCGTGCGCAAGGGCGGCTCGCCGCTGCTTTCTGCCGAGACCGTGAAGACGATGATGACCGATCAGGCGGGCGGCCATATGAACGCGCAGCAGGCCGGCTTCGGCTTCGGCTATGGCTGGTCCGTCGTCCTCGATCCTGTCGTGGCGCAGGTTCCCTTCTCCGCAGGCACGATCAAATGGGGCGGCGTTTACGGCCACAGCTGGTTCGTCGATCCAGAGAAAAAGCTAACTGTGGTGGCGCTGACCAACACGGCGCTCGAAGGCATGTGGGGCCAATTCACCATCGACCTTCGCGACGCGATTTACGCCGCTCTCTAG
- a CDS encoding TetR/AcrR family transcriptional regulator, whose protein sequence is MTIVKNKKETENPSPRKRGRPPAFDRETVLAAARDTFWRHGYDGSSIADLTATMGITPQSLYAAFGSKAELYRETLEQYRRMPRPEPGNPFQDKMDTAAAFERFLTNSAKIFTAPEHPKGCMISTAVLNCAEENEPIAHHVASMRLQTLDIFTARIERGIAEGDMRSDADARSLARFLGAIVQGMSVQARDGATTDELLALMFHGLSELKKYQLRQET, encoded by the coding sequence GTGACCATTGTGAAAAATAAGAAAGAGACGGAAAATCCTTCGCCGCGCAAACGCGGGCGCCCGCCTGCCTTCGATCGCGAAACGGTTCTCGCCGCGGCGCGCGACACATTCTGGAGACATGGCTACGACGGTTCCTCCATCGCCGATTTGACGGCGACGATGGGGATCACGCCGCAGAGCCTCTATGCCGCCTTCGGTTCGAAGGCGGAGCTTTATCGGGAGACGCTCGAACAGTATCGCCGCATGCCGCGGCCGGAGCCCGGCAATCCGTTTCAGGACAAGATGGATACGGCGGCGGCCTTCGAGCGCTTTCTGACGAATTCCGCCAAGATCTTCACTGCCCCGGAACACCCGAAGGGCTGCATGATATCGACGGCGGTGCTGAATTGCGCCGAAGAAAACGAACCGATCGCCCATCACGTCGCATCGATGCGCTTGCAGACGCTGGATATCTTCACCGCTAGGATCGAACGTGGCATCGCGGAAGGCGACATGCGGTCGGACGCTGACGCTCGCTCGCTTGCGCGCTTTCTTGGAGCGATCGTGCAGGGCATGTCCGTCCAGGCGCGCGACGGTGCGACCACGGACGAATTGCTTGCCCTGATGTTCCACGGTCTCAGCGAACTGAAGAAGTATCAGCTGAGGCAAGAAACCTAA
- the parC gene encoding DNA topoisomerase IV subunit A, with translation MGQNLTPPSGDGDDNIVPVDLKAALEERYLAYALSTITQRALPDVRDGLKPVHRRIVYAMSEMGLRPNAAFRKCAKIVGEVMGNYHPHGDQSIYDALARLAQDFSQRYTLVNGQGNFGNIDGDSPAAMRYTESKMTAVSELLLEGIDQDAVDFRDTYDESNSEPIVLPGAFPNLLANGSSGIAVGMATSIPSHNAHELCDAALHLIKDRDATVEKLVELYIPGPDFPTGGIIIDDRQSIIESYKTGRGGFRVRSKWEIEDLGRGGYQIVITEIPFQVQKSRLIEKIAELLIARKLPLLEDIRDESAEDIRVVLIPKSRTVDATILMESMFKLTELESRFPLNMNVLSMGRIPKVMALNEVLKEWLDHRREVLLRRSRFRLAAIEKRLEILGGFLIAYLNIDEVIAIIREEDEPKPVMMERFGLTDNQVEAILNMRLRSLRKLEEFEIRKEFDGLTKEKADIEALLASEEKQWQTVSWEIGEVKKKFAKATEIGRRRTQFAEAPEADDAAIQQAMIEKEPITVVVSEKGWIRALKGHISDTSSLTFKEGDGLKVAFPAQTTDKILIITTGGKAYTLGGDKLPGGRGHGEPLRIMIDMENDQDVLTAFVHDPQRKQLIASTAGNGFIVPEAELVANTRKGKQIMNVSYPDETKLLVPISGDHVAVVGENRKMVIFPLSQVPEMSRGKGVRLQRYKDGGIADIRCFVIADGLTWEDSAGRTFTRTKDELAEWLGDRAGAGRAVPKGFPRSGRFSG, from the coding sequence ATGGGACAAAATCTTACACCGCCGTCCGGTGACGGCGACGACAACATCGTTCCGGTCGACCTGAAGGCCGCGCTCGAAGAGCGCTATCTGGCCTATGCTCTGTCGACCATTACGCAACGCGCGCTTCCCGACGTTCGCGACGGGTTGAAGCCGGTGCATCGCCGCATCGTCTATGCGATGAGCGAGATGGGGCTTCGCCCCAATGCCGCCTTCCGCAAATGCGCCAAGATCGTCGGCGAGGTGATGGGTAACTATCACCCGCATGGTGACCAGTCGATCTATGACGCGCTGGCGCGCCTGGCGCAGGATTTCTCGCAGCGCTACACGCTGGTCAACGGCCAGGGCAATTTCGGCAATATCGACGGCGATAGCCCGGCCGCGATGCGCTACACCGAGTCCAAGATGACGGCGGTTTCCGAACTGCTGCTCGAAGGGATCGATCAGGATGCGGTCGATTTTCGCGATACCTACGACGAGTCGAATTCCGAGCCGATTGTTCTGCCGGGCGCCTTTCCAAATCTGCTCGCCAACGGTTCCTCCGGCATTGCTGTCGGCATGGCGACCTCCATTCCGTCACACAACGCCCATGAGCTCTGCGACGCCGCGCTGCATCTGATCAAGGATCGCGATGCCACCGTCGAGAAGCTCGTGGAACTCTATATTCCCGGCCCGGATTTTCCGACGGGTGGCATCATCATCGACGATCGCCAGAGCATCATCGAAAGCTACAAGACCGGCCGCGGCGGCTTCCGCGTTCGCTCCAAATGGGAGATCGAGGATCTCGGCCGTGGCGGCTACCAGATCGTCATTACCGAAATCCCGTTCCAGGTGCAGAAGTCGCGGCTGATCGAAAAGATCGCCGAACTGCTTATCGCGCGCAAACTGCCGCTGCTCGAGGACATCCGCGATGAATCCGCGGAGGATATCCGCGTCGTCCTGATCCCGAAGAGCCGTACCGTCGACGCGACGATCCTGATGGAATCGATGTTCAAGCTGACGGAGCTGGAGAGCCGCTTCCCGCTGAACATGAACGTTCTGTCCATGGGCCGCATTCCCAAGGTCATGGCGCTGAACGAAGTGCTGAAGGAATGGCTGGATCATCGCCGCGAAGTGCTGCTGCGCCGCTCGCGCTTCCGGCTCGCCGCCATCGAAAAACGGCTGGAGATCCTCGGCGGCTTCCTGATCGCCTACCTCAACATCGACGAGGTCATCGCCATCATCCGCGAGGAGGACGAGCCGAAGCCCGTGATGATGGAGCGGTTCGGCCTCACGGACAATCAGGTCGAGGCGATCCTCAACATGCGGCTGCGGTCCTTGCGCAAGCTGGAAGAGTTCGAGATCCGCAAGGAATTCGACGGCCTGACCAAGGAGAAGGCCGATATCGAGGCATTGCTCGCCTCGGAAGAAAAGCAGTGGCAGACGGTTTCCTGGGAAATCGGCGAGGTGAAGAAGAAATTCGCCAAGGCGACCGAGATCGGCCGCCGCCGCACGCAATTTGCCGAAGCGCCGGAAGCCGACGATGCCGCCATTCAGCAGGCGATGATCGAGAAGGAGCCGATCACCGTCGTCGTCTCTGAAAAAGGCTGGATCCGCGCCCTGAAGGGCCATATTTCCGATACCTCGTCGCTGACCTTCAAGGAGGGCGATGGTCTGAAGGTTGCCTTCCCGGCGCAGACGACGGACAAGATCCTCATCATCACGACCGGCGGCAAGGCCTATACGCTCGGCGGCGACAAGCTGCCAGGCGGCCGTGGCCATGGCGAGCCGCTGCGCATCATGATCGACATGGAGAACGACCAGGACGTGCTGACCGCCTTCGTCCACGATCCTCAGCGGAAGCAGTTGATCGCGTCGACGGCGGGCAACGGCTTCATCGTGCCCGAGGCGGAGCTGGTCGCCAATACCCGCAAGGGCAAGCAGATCATGAACGTCTCCTATCCCGATGAGACGAAGCTTCTCGTGCCGATTTCCGGCGATCATGTCGCCGTGGTCGGCGAGAACCGCAAGATGGTCATCTTCCCGCTTTCGCAGGTGCCGGAAATGTCGCGCGGCAAGGGCGTGCGCCTGCAGCGCTACAAGGATGGCGGCATTGCCGACATCCGGTGCTTCGTGATTGCCGACGGCCTGACATGGGAAGACAGCGCCGGCCGTACCTTCACCAGGACCAAGGACGAACTGGCGGAATGGCTGGGCGATCGCGCCGGCGCCGGCAGAGCCGTGCCAAAGGGCTTCCCGAGAAGCGGCAGGTTTTCGGGGTAA
- a CDS encoding type II toxin-antitoxin system death-on-curing family toxin produces the protein MPFIFLTRPLIEQLHKMQIKRFGGSYGLRDEGSLESALARPINKAQYGGDDIIELAAAYLFGLVKNHAFIDGNKRIAIVATAVFLMENGYRIQTTDANLYSFVIAVATGEIDEEGATRFLRDVCVPHTD, from the coding sequence ATGCCCTTTATCTTCCTGACTAGGCCGCTCATTGAGCAATTGCACAAGATGCAGATCAAAAGGTTCGGCGGTTCCTATGGTCTACGAGACGAGGGCTCCCTCGAATCCGCCTTGGCACGCCCGATTAACAAAGCTCAATACGGCGGTGATGACATCATCGAACTAGCGGCCGCTTATCTATTTGGGCTGGTGAAAAACCACGCCTTCATAGATGGCAACAAACGCATCGCCATCGTGGCGACCGCAGTCTTTCTTATGGAAAACGGCTACCGTATTCAAACGACGGACGCCAATCTTTACAGCTTCGTCATAGCGGTGGCCACCGGAGAAATCGATGAAGAGGGAGCTACACGTTTTCTGCGAGACGTCTGCGTCCCCCACACTGATTGA
- a CDS encoding AbrB/MazE/SpoVT family DNA-binding domain-containing protein: MNVTIRKIGNSEGVIIPKEILDQLGLGAGDSLEVSLKDGGLLMQPADADFARQMEHAQRFMDQYKVALKKLAE; encoded by the coding sequence ATGAACGTCACCATCCGCAAGATCGGCAATTCCGAAGGCGTGATTATTCCGAAGGAAATCCTTGATCAGCTTGGTCTTGGAGCCGGTGACAGCTTGGAAGTCAGTTTGAAAGATGGTGGATTGCTGATGCAGCCGGCTGACGCGGATTTTGCACGCCAGATGGAGCATGCGCAGCGCTTCATGGATCAATACAAAGTGGCGCTCAAGAAGCTGGCGGAGTAA
- a CDS encoding DMT family transporter — protein MSSRLSDHQKGLLLTTLGGLALSMDIPLIRLSSGEVWSVLSARSLATIVVALAALFVVRRVTGSLRSVLPGWLGLPVGFFYGLTTIAFLLAVYYTTAANVVFIIALNPMFTALLSWIFLKERPALSTFITMGVMILGVGLIVGDGMEGGHLLGDALSVLASFSIACAITISRASGRDMGFASLLAAVIPAAVGLYHIAPSGFSIEHPGWILFDGAVLMPLSFWCLATGPRFLSAPEVAMFYLLETILAPIWVWLIFFEAPTNMTLAGGGILILALAAHSLWQARVKARAAIIAQALAP, from the coding sequence ATGTCCTCCCGTCTTTCGGATCATCAAAAGGGCCTGTTGCTGACCACGCTCGGCGGGCTCGCCCTATCGATGGACATACCGCTGATCCGGCTTTCCAGCGGTGAGGTCTGGTCGGTGTTGTCGGCACGCAGCCTTGCGACCATCGTCGTGGCGCTCGCCGCACTTTTCGTCGTCCGCCGTGTTACGGGTTCGCTGCGAAGCGTGCTGCCCGGTTGGCTCGGACTTCCCGTCGGCTTCTTCTACGGGTTGACGACCATCGCCTTTCTCCTTGCCGTCTATTACACGACGGCGGCAAACGTCGTCTTCATCATCGCGCTCAACCCGATGTTCACCGCGCTTCTCTCCTGGATTTTCCTCAAGGAGCGCCCTGCCCTTTCGACCTTCATCACCATGGGCGTCATGATCCTCGGGGTCGGCCTGATCGTTGGCGACGGCATGGAAGGTGGCCATCTCTTGGGCGATGCGCTCTCCGTACTCGCATCGTTTTCCATCGCCTGCGCCATCACCATCAGCCGTGCCTCGGGTCGGGATATGGGCTTCGCTTCCTTGCTGGCCGCCGTCATCCCGGCCGCCGTCGGGCTCTACCACATAGCGCCCTCGGGCTTTTCCATCGAACATCCCGGCTGGATCCTTTTCGACGGCGCGGTGCTGATGCCGCTTTCTTTCTGGTGCCTTGCCACCGGCCCGCGCTTTCTCTCGGCACCGGAAGTAGCGATGTTCTATCTGCTGGAAACGATTCTCGCGCCCATATGGGTCTGGCTGATCTTCTTCGAGGCGCCCACCAACATGACGCTTGCCGGCGGCGGCATATTGATCCTGGCGCTTGCCGCTCACTCGCTCTGGCAGGCGCGGGTGAAGGCGAGAGCAGCAATCATCGCGCAAGCCCTCGCGCCTTGA
- a CDS encoding arginyltransferase produces MNTQSTPSPQFYLTAPAACPYLPNEMERKVFTHLVGPRAAEMNDILTQGGFRRSQNIAYRPACEACRACVSVRILAQEFEPSRSMRRILAANSDVIATEFPAQPSSEQYSLFRRYLDYRHQHGGMSDMTVLDYAIMVEDTHVNTRIIEYRRREEGAGLEQRPKGELLAAALTDVMSDGLSMVYSYFNPDFDARSLGTFMILDHIKRTKALGLPHIYLGYWVKGSRKMDYKTRFQPQEHLTPRGWERFDPADGDNDTFR; encoded by the coding sequence ATGAACACGCAGTCGACGCCTTCTCCGCAGTTTTATCTGACGGCACCGGCTGCCTGCCCGTACCTGCCGAACGAGATGGAGCGCAAAGTCTTCACCCATCTCGTCGGCCCCCGCGCAGCCGAGATGAACGATATCCTGACCCAAGGCGGCTTCCGGCGCTCGCAGAACATCGCCTATCGGCCCGCCTGCGAAGCATGCCGCGCCTGCGTGTCCGTACGCATCCTCGCCCAAGAATTTGAGCCCAGCCGCTCGATGCGGCGCATTCTGGCCGCCAATAGCGACGTTATCGCCACCGAATTTCCCGCGCAGCCTTCAAGCGAGCAATATTCGCTCTTCCGCCGCTATCTCGACTATCGCCACCAGCACGGCGGCATGTCCGACATGACCGTGCTCGACTATGCGATCATGGTCGAGGACACGCATGTGAATACCCGCATCATCGAATATCGCCGCCGCGAGGAAGGGGCTGGGCTGGAACAGCGCCCGAAAGGCGAGTTGCTGGCGGCGGCTTTGACCGACGTCATGAGCGACGGGCTGTCGATGGTCTACTCCTACTTCAATCCCGATTTCGACGCGCGATCGCTTGGCACCTTCATGATCCTCGATCATATCAAGCGGACGAAGGCGCTCGGCTTGCCGCATATCTATCTCGGCTATTGGGTCAAGGGCTCGCGCAAGATGGACTATAAGACGCGCTTTCAGCCGCAGGAACATCTCACGCCGCGCGGCTGGGAGCGTTTCGATCCCGCCGACGGCGACAATGACACTTTCCGCTGA